In a single window of the Pseudopipra pipra isolate bDixPip1 chromosome Z, bDixPip1.hap1, whole genome shotgun sequence genome:
- the GNG10 gene encoding guanine nucleotide-binding protein G(I)/G(S)/G(O) subunit gamma-10, with product MSSGGSLSTMQRLVEQLKLEAAVERIKVSQAAAELQQYCMQNACKDALLVGVPAGSNPFREPRSCALL from the exons ATGTCGTCGGGCGGCAGCCTGAGCACCATGCAGCGGCTGGTGGAGCAGCTGAAGCTGGAGGCGGCCGTGGAGAGGATCAAG gtCTCTCAGGCAGCTGCAGAACTCCAGCAGTACTGTATGCAAAATGCCTGCAAAGATGCCTTGCTTGTTGGGGTTCCTGCGGGGAGTAATCCCTTCCGAGAACCCCGATCCTGTGCTCTACTCTGA
- the DNAJC25 gene encoding dnaJ homolog subfamily C member 25 — protein sequence MAALRGPGGPWVLCLCLCAALLPRPARGLTDGLYCGRRVCYEVLGVSRQASKAEIARAYRQLARQYHPDRYRGEPAGGGAGGAQEAHEKFLLIATAYETLKDEETRKDYDYMLDHPEEYYRHYYHYYSRRLAPKVDVRIVILVTVCAISVFQFFSWWSSYNEAINYLATVPKYRIQATEIARQQGLLNKTKEKGKNRRSKEEIREEEEEIIKDIIKNKIDIKGGYQKPKIYDILLFQILLAPFYLCKYVVWYCWWIYCFTIKGQEYGVEEKLYIIRRYMKMSQSQFDSLEDHQKETFLERQLWIRENYEVYKREQEEELKKKMAMDPRWKRYRRWMKNEGPGRLTFIDD from the exons ATGGCGGCGTTGCGGGGCCCGGGCGGGCCGTGggtgctgtgcctgtgcctgtgcGCGGCGCTGCTGCCGCGGCCGGCGCGGGGCCTCACCGACGGGCTCTACTGCGGCCGCCGCGTCTGCTACGAGGTGCTGGGCGTCAGCCGGCAGGCCAGCAAGGCGGAGATCGCCCGCGCCTACCGGCAGCTGGCCCGGCAGTACCACCCCGACCGGTACCGCGGGGAGcccgcgggcggcggggccggcggcgcgcAGGAGGCACACGAGAAGTTCCTGCTCATCGCCACCGCCTACGAGACCCTCAAG GATGAAGAAACACGTAAAGATTATGACTACATGCTGGATCATCCTGAAGAGTATTACAGGCATTATTACCACTACTACAGCAGGAGATTGGCACCTAAAGTGGATGTCAGAATAGTGATCCTAGTTACCGTGTGTGCCATCTCTGTGTTTCAG TTCTTCAGCTGGTGGAGTAGTTACAATGAAGCTATCAACTACTTAGCTACTGTACCAAAATACCGTATACAAGCCACTGAGATTGCTAGACAACAAGGTTTACTCAACAAGactaaagaaaaaggaaagaacaggCGATCTAAAGAAGAAATTcgtgaagaagaggaagaaattatcaaagacattattaaaaataaaatagatataaAGGGTGGTTATCAGAAGCCCAAGATATATGATATCCTTCTATTTCAGATCCTTCTTGCTCCTTTTTATTTGTGCAAATATGTGGTTTGGTACTGTTGGTGGATTTATTGTTTCACTATTAAAGGGCAAGAGTATGGTGTGGAAGAGAAGCTGTATATCATACGAAGGTACATGAAAATGTCTCAGTCTCAGTTTGACAGCTTAGAAGATCATCAAAAGGAGACCTTTCTTGAACGGCAGCTGTGGATACGAGAAAACTACGAG GTCTATAAACGAGAACAAGAGGAGGAGTTAAAGAAGAAGATGGCCATGGATCCCCGATGGAAGCGATATCGGCGGTGGATGAAAAATGAAGGACCTGGAAGGCTGACTTTTATTGATGATTAA